From the genome of Deltaproteobacteria bacterium:
CAGGGATGAAGAGGAGGAAAATCTAATCCCTAAGGCAGAAGAACTTGCAGAAGAACGATTGCTTGACCTGCTGTTGCCGGCAAAAAGAAAAAACCATGTAAAGCAGACAGAGAATGAGCAAAAAACGCCTGATGAAGAAATAGCGGAAAACACCAGGGAGAAATTCAGAGTCATGCTTAGAGCAGGGAAGTTTGATAATAGATATGTAGAGATGGATATAAACTACATGCCGATGCCTGTGCTCGAGGTATTTACAGGTATGGGCGGCGAAGGCATGGAATTCAACATGAAAGATATGTTTGAAAACATCTTACCAAAGAAAACAAAACGCAAGAAAATAAAAGTTCCTGAGGCGTATGATATGCTCGTACAGGAAGAGTTGCAAAAGATAGTAGATATGGATAAGGTTGTTAGAATAGCCATTAAAAAGGTCGAAGAAGCGGGGATCGTGTTTATAGATGAGATAGACAAGATCGCAAGCAAGGAAGGCGGATACGGGCCAGACGTTTCAAGAGAAGGGGTACAGAGGGATATTTTACCTCTTATAGAAGGAACGACCGTTATGACAAAGTATGGCATGGTGAGGACGGATCATGTGTTGTTTATAGCAGCGGGTGCATTTCATGTAAGTAAACCTTCAGACCTCATACCAGAGCTGCAAGGCAGATTCCCGATAAGAGTTGAGCTTGAACCTTTGACAAAAACGGATTTTGTAAGAATACTTACGGAGCCCGATAATGCCCTGATAAAGCAATACAAAGAGATGCTTAAAACAGAGCATGTAAATCTTGTTTTCACAAAAGAGTCGATAGAGAAGATTTCCGAGATCGCATCAATATGTAATGAAAGGA
Proteins encoded in this window:
- the hslU gene encoding ATP-dependent protease ATPase subunit HslU; amino-acid sequence: MDKLEQIEPTHSLLPSNIVQELDRYIVGQKEAKRMVAIAMRNRWRRQHVSPEMRDEIAPKNIIMIGPTGIGKTEIARRLAKLAQAPFIKVEASKYTEVGYVGRDVESIVRDVVEIAVGMVRDEEEENLIPKAEELAEERLLDLLLPAKRKNHVKQTENEQKTPDEEIAENTREKFRVMLRAGKFDNRYVEMDINYMPMPVLEVFTGMGGEGMEFNMKDMFENILPKKTKRKKIKVPEAYDMLVQEELQKIVDMDKVVRIAIKKVEEAGIVFIDEIDKIASKEGGYGPDVSREGVQRDILPLIEGTTVMTKYGMVRTDHVLFIAAGAFHVSKPSDLIPELQGRFPIRVELEPLTKTDFVRILTEPDNALIKQYKEMLKTEHVNLVFTKESIEKISEIASICNERMENIGARRLHTVMEKLLEDISFNADKYTNQTINVDENYVVEKLSPILKNEDLSKYIL